A portion of the Mesobacillus sp. AQ2 genome contains these proteins:
- a CDS encoding acetyl-CoA carboxylase biotin carboxylase subunit — translation MQKILIANRGEIALRIIRTCRELGIESVAVYSDADQELPFVKEADSAFRIGEPPVQKSYLNSDEILRIAKEEKVDGIHPGYGFLSENADFARKVKEAGLTFIGPAPDTIEKMGDKIVARSTMEAAGVPVVPGSEQGLKTLDDAVRLAEEIGYPLMLKASGGGGGIGMVLCENEQALAKNFESTKGRAKAYFGSDEVFIEKYIKNARHVEVQIFGDSHGNHVHMFERDCSIQRRHQKVIEEAPSPFLREEARQKMYETAVTAARAVDYVNAGTVEFIVDENENFYFLEMNTRLQVEHPVTEAITGLDLVKWQIHAARGERLPLLQDEIEKKGSAIEFRLYAEDPVRFLPSPGKITEFSWEDREGVRVDAGYEAGSTVTPFYDPMVAKCIAAGGTREEAIKIAEEFFANMKLDGIKSNAPLFVEILSEEGFKSGNYTTAYLTERKLASK, via the coding sequence GGATTGAATCTGTGGCTGTTTATTCTGATGCGGATCAGGAACTGCCTTTTGTAAAAGAAGCTGACAGCGCTTTCAGGATTGGTGAGCCGCCTGTTCAGAAATCCTATCTCAATTCAGATGAAATTTTGAGAATCGCAAAAGAAGAAAAAGTGGATGGCATCCATCCTGGTTATGGCTTTTTATCGGAAAACGCGGATTTTGCCCGAAAAGTGAAGGAAGCCGGGTTGACCTTCATCGGTCCTGCTCCGGATACGATTGAAAAGATGGGCGATAAAATCGTCGCAAGATCGACGATGGAGGCTGCGGGTGTTCCTGTAGTGCCGGGCAGTGAACAGGGTTTGAAAACACTGGATGACGCTGTCAGGCTTGCAGAAGAAATCGGCTACCCGCTCATGCTGAAGGCTAGCGGCGGCGGTGGCGGAATTGGCATGGTGCTCTGTGAAAATGAGCAAGCGCTCGCTAAGAATTTTGAATCCACGAAGGGCAGAGCAAAGGCATATTTCGGATCAGACGAAGTATTCATTGAAAAATACATCAAAAATGCCCGGCATGTCGAGGTCCAGATTTTCGGCGACAGCCATGGCAATCATGTACATATGTTTGAACGTGATTGCTCGATCCAGCGCCGCCACCAAAAAGTGATTGAAGAGGCACCGTCACCATTCTTAAGGGAAGAAGCGCGGCAAAAAATGTATGAAACGGCAGTGACAGCTGCCAGGGCAGTGGATTATGTGAATGCCGGGACCGTAGAATTCATTGTGGATGAAAATGAGAATTTTTACTTTCTTGAAATGAATACAAGATTGCAGGTTGAACATCCGGTCACGGAAGCCATTACCGGTCTCGACCTTGTGAAGTGGCAAATCCATGCAGCGCGGGGTGAAAGACTTCCTTTGCTCCAGGATGAAATCGAGAAGAAGGGATCGGCGATTGAATTCCGTCTCTATGCGGAAGACCCAGTCAGGTTCTTGCCTTCACCAGGTAAAATCACCGAGTTTTCATGGGAGGATCGAGAAGGAGTTCGAGTCGATGCAGGTTATGAAGCAGGTTCGACAGTAACACCTTTTTATGACCCAATGGTTGCGAAGTGCATCGCTGCGGGAGGTACCCGGGAAGAAGCAATCAAGATTGCTGAGGAATTTTTTGCAAACATGAAGCTGGATGGAATCAAATCGAATGCTCCATTGTTTGTGGAAATCTTAAGTGAAGAAGGCTTTAAATCCGGAAACTATACAACTGCATATTTAACAGAAAGAAAATTGGCATCAAAATAG
- a CDS encoding acetyl-CoA carboxylase biotin carboxyl carrier protein subunit, giving the protein MKEITASMAGTVLNVMVAAGDSITEGQEVLMLESMKMEIPVESQGAGTVAEVKVNIGDFVNEGDVLLVLE; this is encoded by the coding sequence ATGAAAGAAATTACAGCAAGTATGGCAGGAACGGTATTGAATGTGATGGTGGCAGCTGGGGATTCAATTACGGAAGGCCAGGAAGTGTTGATGCTCGAATCGATGAAGATGGAAATCCCTGTAGAAAGCCAGGGTGCTGGCACGGTAGCTGAAGTGAAAGTGAATATCGGAGACTTTGTTAACGAAGGCGATGTCCTGCTCGTACTAGAATAA
- a CDS encoding acyl-CoA carboxylase subunit beta: MTTAKTLTDTLQENVQQIEAGGHQKYHDKLAEQNKMFVRDRLNLLFDEGVYEEDGKFANFQAGDLPADGVVTAIGKIGGQTVCVMANDSTVKAGSWGARTVEKIIRIQETAEKLKVPLLYLVDSAGARITDQLDMFPNRRGAGKIFYNQVKLSGVIPQICLLFGPSAAGGAYIPAFCDIVIMVDQNASMYLGSPRMAEKVIGEKVTLEEMGGARMHCSVSGVGDMLVYSEQEAIEAAKRYVSYFPANFQSKTALIEGVAPKAGRSLEEIVPLNQNAPFDMYEGIDALIDEGSFFEIKKLFAPEIITGLARIDGRAVGIIANQPKVKGGVLFVDSADKAAKFITLCDAFHIPLLFLADVPGFMIGTKVERAGIIRHGAKLIAAMSSATVPKISVIVRKAYGAGLYAMAGPAFEPDCCIALPTAQIAVMGPEAAVNAVYSNKINQIEDPKEKIAFVQEKHQEYKESIDIYKLASELIVDDIVAANDLRNALIDRFKLYETKDMEFSVRKHPVYPV, encoded by the coding sequence ATGACAACTGCAAAGACATTAACGGATACTTTACAGGAGAATGTCCAGCAAATTGAAGCTGGCGGCCACCAGAAATATCATGACAAGCTGGCTGAGCAAAATAAAATGTTCGTAAGGGATCGATTGAATCTTTTATTTGACGAGGGAGTCTACGAGGAAGATGGCAAGTTCGCCAATTTCCAGGCTGGGGACCTGCCTGCGGATGGCGTCGTGACAGCTATTGGCAAAATCGGCGGACAAACTGTTTGTGTCATGGCGAATGATTCGACAGTAAAAGCAGGTTCATGGGGTGCCAGGACGGTTGAGAAGATCATCAGAATCCAAGAAACAGCTGAAAAGCTGAAGGTTCCTTTATTGTATCTTGTCGACTCGGCAGGAGCCCGTATCACTGACCAGCTTGATATGTTCCCGAACAGAAGGGGAGCAGGAAAGATTTTTTATAATCAGGTAAAATTGTCCGGTGTGATCCCGCAAATCTGCCTTCTATTCGGACCTTCCGCAGCAGGAGGGGCATATATACCAGCGTTCTGCGATATCGTGATCATGGTGGACCAGAATGCATCGATGTATCTTGGATCCCCAAGGATGGCGGAAAAAGTCATTGGCGAAAAGGTCACATTGGAGGAAATGGGCGGCGCCCGGATGCACTGCTCTGTGAGCGGTGTAGGCGATATGCTTGTCTACAGTGAGCAAGAAGCCATTGAAGCAGCGAAGCGGTATGTGAGTTATTTCCCTGCAAATTTCCAGTCCAAAACAGCATTGATTGAAGGAGTTGCCCCAAAGGCAGGAAGAAGCCTGGAAGAGATTGTTCCATTGAATCAAAATGCACCTTTTGACATGTATGAAGGAATCGATGCCTTGATTGATGAGGGAAGTTTCTTTGAAATCAAAAAGCTGTTCGCCCCTGAAATCATAACCGGCCTTGCCCGCATTGACGGACGTGCGGTAGGAATCATCGCGAACCAGCCGAAGGTAAAAGGCGGAGTTTTATTCGTTGATTCTGCTGATAAGGCGGCGAAATTCATCACACTCTGCGATGCGTTCCATATTCCACTGCTGTTCCTTGCAGATGTTCCAGGCTTCATGATTGGCACTAAGGTCGAAAGAGCAGGAATCATCCGCCATGGTGCAAAGCTGATTGCGGCGATGAGTTCAGCCACCGTACCAAAAATCTCTGTTATTGTCCGAAAGGCATACGGTGCAGGCTTATATGCAATGGCAGGACCAGCATTCGAACCGGATTGCTGCATAGCGCTTCCTACTGCGCAAATTGCGGTCATGGGTCCTGAAGCAGCTGTAAATGCGGTGTATTCAAATAAAATCAATCAAATCGAAGACCCGAAAGAAAAAATCGCTTTTGTCCAGGAAAAGCATCAGGAATATAAAGAGAGCATTGACATTTATAAACTGGCTTCCGAACTGATCGTAGATGATATCGTCGCAGCGAACGATTTGAGGAATGCCCTGATCGATCGCTTCAAATTATATGAAACAAAGGACATGGAATTCAGTGTCAGGAAACACCCTGTCTATCCTGTATAA